The following are encoded together in the Humulus lupulus chromosome 5, drHumLupu1.1, whole genome shotgun sequence genome:
- the LOC133778344 gene encoding flavonol synthase/flavanone 3-hydroxylase, translated as MAEVVNQRVQSIAAANIALSKDTIPVEFIMPVEEQPSVTTFKGPIPEIPTVDLSDPDEENRVRSIVGAAKDWGFFQVVNHKIPPEMIRQLQSVGEEFFELPPEEKEAYARPPGAISIEGYGSKISKGSKSWADHLFHKIWPPSSINYQFWPKNPPSYREVNEKYAKYVKEVADEIFRSLSLGLRLKERAMVEAVGGEDIEYMMKINYYPPCPRPDLALGVQAHTDLSSLTILVPNDVPGLQVFQDNHWIDVQYIPNALVIHIGDQAQIASNGFYKSVLHRTTVNKEKVRMSWPVFLEPPSEFVVGPIPELLSQDNPPKFKTKVFKDYAYCKLNKLPQ; from the exons atggCGGAGGTGGTGAACCAGAGAGTGCAATCCATAGCAGCTGCTAACATTGCTCTATCCAAAGACACAATCCCTGTCGAGTTCATCATGCCAGTGGAGGAACAGCCTAGCGTCACCACCTTCAAAGGACCCATCCCTGAAATTCCCACCGTTGATCTGAGTGACCCGGATGAGGAGAACCGGGTCCGGTCCATCGTGGGGGCTGCCAAGGACTGGGGTTTCTTCCAAGTGGTGAACCATAAGATACCGCCTGAGATGATCAGGCAGTTGCAGAGCGTGGGGGAAGAGTTCTTCGAGCTTCCACCGGAGGAGAAGGAAGCGTACGCGCGGCCACCTGGCGCCATATCCATCGAAGGCTATGGATCAAAGATATCTAAGGGTTCCAAATCTTGGGCTGATCATCTCTTTCATAAGATATGGCCTCCCTCCTCCATTAACTACCAGTTTTGGCCCAAAAATCCTCCCTCTTACag GGAGGTGAATGAAAAGTATGCCAAGTACGTAAAAGAAGTGGCAGATGAGATTTTCAGGAGTCTGTCATTAGGGTTAAGGTTGAAAGAGAGAGCCATGGTAGAAGCAGTTGGAGGAGAAGACATTGAATATATGATGAAGATTAATTACTACCCTCCATGCCCTCGTCCTGACCTTGCTCTTGGAGTTCAGGCTCACACTGACTTGTCCTCTCTCACCATTCTGGTCCCCAACGATGTGCCTGGTCTTCAAGTTTTCCAGGACAACCATTGGATCGATGTACAGTACATCCCTAATGCCCTGGTCATTCATATTGGTGATCAAGCTCAG ATTGCAAGCAATGGGTTCTACAAGAGCGTTCTGCATCGGACCACAGTGAACAAGGAGAAAGTAAGGATGTCGTGGCCAGTGTTCTTGGAGCCACCTTCTGAGTTCGTGGTTGGACCCATACCTGAGTTGCTGAGCCAAGACAACCCTCCAAAGTTCAAGaccaaagtgttcaaggattatgcCTACTGCAAACTCAACAAGCTTCCCCAGTGA